The following proteins are encoded in a genomic region of Peromyscus maniculatus bairdii isolate BWxNUB_F1_BW_parent chromosome 12, HU_Pman_BW_mat_3.1, whole genome shotgun sequence:
- the Septin5 gene encoding septin-5 isoform X4 — protein sequence MEKPQASHSHEEDIDKQYVGFATLPNQVHRKSVKKGFDFTLMVAGESGLGKSTLVHSLFLTDLYKDRKLLSAEERINQTVEILKHTVDIEEKGVKLKLTIVDTPGFGDAVNNSECWKPITDYVDQQFEQYFRDESGLNRKNIQDNRVHCCLYFISPFGHGLRPVDVGFMKALHEKVNIVPLIAKADCLVPSEIRKLKDRIREEIDKFGIHVYQFPECDSDEDEDFKQQDRELKESAPFAVIGSNTVVEAKGQRVRGRLYPWGIVEVENQAHCDFVKLRNMLIRTHMHDLKDVTCDVHYENYRAHCIQQMTSKLTQDSRMESPIPILPLPTPDAETEKLIRMKDEELRRMQEMLQKMKQQMQDQ from the exons ATGGAGAAGCCTCAAGCGTCTCATTCGCACGAAGAG GACATCGACAAGCAGTACGTCGGCTTCGCCACTCTGCCCAACCAAGTGCACCGAAAGTCGGTGAAGAAGGGCTTCGACTTcaccctcatggtggctg GTGAGTCTGGCCTGGGGAAGTCCACTCTTGTCCACAGCCTCTTTCTGACCGACCTATACAAGGACCGGAAGCTGCTGAGTGCCGAGG AACGCATCAACCAGACAGTGGAGATCCTGAAACACACCGTGGACATCGAGGAGAAGGGGGTCAAGTTGAAGCTCACTATTGTGGACACACCCGGCTTTGGGGACGCTGTGAACAATTCTGAGTG CTGGAAGCCCATCACCGACTACGTGGACCAGCAGTTTGAGCAGTACTTCCGCGATGAAAGTGGCCTCAACCGGAAGAACATCCAAGACAACCGGGTGCACTGCTGCCTGTACTTCATCTCCCCCTTTGGACACGG ACTGCGGCCAGTGGATGTGGGTTTCATGAAGGCGCTGCATGAGAAGGTGAACATCGTCCCGCTCATCGCCAAGGCCGACTGCCTGGTCCCCAGTGAGATCCGGAAGCTGAAGGATAGG ATACGGGAGGAGATTGACAAGTTTGGGATCCATGTGTACCAGTTTCCAGAATGTGACTCAGATGAAGATGAAGACTTCAAGCAACAGGACCGCGAACTGAAG GAAAGCGCGCCCTTCGCTGTGATCGGCAGCAACACTGTGGTGGAGGCCAAGGGGCAGCGAGTCCGGGGACGGCTGTACCCCTGGGGGATCGTGGAAG TGGAGAATCAAGCTCACTGCGATTTTGTGAAGCTTCGAAACATGCTAATCCGAACTCACATGCATGACCTCAAGGATGTGACGTGCGATGTGCACTACGAGAACTACCGTGCCCACTGCATCCAGCAGATGACCAG CAAACTCACACAGGACAGCCGTATGGAGAGCCCCATCCCTATCCTCCCGCTGCCCACCCCGGACGCGGAGACGGAGAAGCTCATCAGGATGAAGGATGAAGAG CTAAGGCGCATGCAGGAGATGTTGCAGAAGATGAAGCAGCAAATGCAAGACCAGTGA
- the Septin5 gene encoding septin-5 isoform X2 gives MDSLAAPQDRLVEQLLSPRTQAQRRLKDIDKQYVGFATLPNQVHRKSVKKGFDFTLMVAGESGLGKSTLVHSLFLTDLYKDRKLLSAEERINQTVEILKHTVDIEEKGVKLKLTIVDTPGFGDAVNNSECWKPITDYVDQQFEQYFRDESGLNRKNIQDNRVHCCLYFISPFGHGLRPVDVGFMKALHEKVNIVPLIAKADCLVPSEIRKLKDRIREEIDKFGIHVYQFPECDSDEDEDFKQQDRELKESAPFAVIGSNTVVEAKGQRVRGRLYPWGIVEVENQAHCDFVKLRNMLIRTHMHDLKDVTCDVHYENYRAHCIQQMTSKLTQDSRMESPIPILPLPTPDAETEKLIRMKDEELRRMQEMLQKMKQQMQDQ, from the exons ATGGACTCACTGGCAGCACCCCAGGACCGCCTGGTGGAGCAGCTGCTGTCGCCGCGCACCCAGGCCCAGAGGCGgctcaag GACATCGACAAGCAGTACGTCGGCTTCGCCACTCTGCCCAACCAAGTGCACCGAAAGTCGGTGAAGAAGGGCTTCGACTTcaccctcatggtggctg GTGAGTCTGGCCTGGGGAAGTCCACTCTTGTCCACAGCCTCTTTCTGACCGACCTATACAAGGACCGGAAGCTGCTGAGTGCCGAGG AACGCATCAACCAGACAGTGGAGATCCTGAAACACACCGTGGACATCGAGGAGAAGGGGGTCAAGTTGAAGCTCACTATTGTGGACACACCCGGCTTTGGGGACGCTGTGAACAATTCTGAGTG CTGGAAGCCCATCACCGACTACGTGGACCAGCAGTTTGAGCAGTACTTCCGCGATGAAAGTGGCCTCAACCGGAAGAACATCCAAGACAACCGGGTGCACTGCTGCCTGTACTTCATCTCCCCCTTTGGACACGG ACTGCGGCCAGTGGATGTGGGTTTCATGAAGGCGCTGCATGAGAAGGTGAACATCGTCCCGCTCATCGCCAAGGCCGACTGCCTGGTCCCCAGTGAGATCCGGAAGCTGAAGGATAGG ATACGGGAGGAGATTGACAAGTTTGGGATCCATGTGTACCAGTTTCCAGAATGTGACTCAGATGAAGATGAAGACTTCAAGCAACAGGACCGCGAACTGAAG GAAAGCGCGCCCTTCGCTGTGATCGGCAGCAACACTGTGGTGGAGGCCAAGGGGCAGCGAGTCCGGGGACGGCTGTACCCCTGGGGGATCGTGGAAG TGGAGAATCAAGCTCACTGCGATTTTGTGAAGCTTCGAAACATGCTAATCCGAACTCACATGCATGACCTCAAGGATGTGACGTGCGATGTGCACTACGAGAACTACCGTGCCCACTGCATCCAGCAGATGACCAG CAAACTCACACAGGACAGCCGTATGGAGAGCCCCATCCCTATCCTCCCGCTGCCCACCCCGGACGCGGAGACGGAGAAGCTCATCAGGATGAAGGATGAAGAG CTAAGGCGCATGCAGGAGATGTTGCAGAAGATGAAGCAGCAAATGCAAGACCAGTGA
- the Septin5 gene encoding septin-5 isoform X5 yields the protein MVAGESGLGKSTLVHSLFLTDLYKDRKLLSAEERINQTVEILKHTVDIEEKGVKLKLTIVDTPGFGDAVNNSECWKPITDYVDQQFEQYFRDESGLNRKNIQDNRVHCCLYFISPFGHGLRPVDVGFMKALHEKVNIVPLIAKADCLVPSEIRKLKDRIREEIDKFGIHVYQFPECDSDEDEDFKQQDRELKESAPFAVIGSNTVVEAKGQRVRGRLYPWGIVEVENQAHCDFVKLRNMLIRTHMHDLKDVTCDVHYENYRAHCIQQMTSKLTQDSRMESPIPILPLPTPDAETEKLIRMKDEELRRMQEMLQKMKQQMQDQ from the exons atggtggctg GTGAGTCTGGCCTGGGGAAGTCCACTCTTGTCCACAGCCTCTTTCTGACCGACCTATACAAGGACCGGAAGCTGCTGAGTGCCGAGG AACGCATCAACCAGACAGTGGAGATCCTGAAACACACCGTGGACATCGAGGAGAAGGGGGTCAAGTTGAAGCTCACTATTGTGGACACACCCGGCTTTGGGGACGCTGTGAACAATTCTGAGTG CTGGAAGCCCATCACCGACTACGTGGACCAGCAGTTTGAGCAGTACTTCCGCGATGAAAGTGGCCTCAACCGGAAGAACATCCAAGACAACCGGGTGCACTGCTGCCTGTACTTCATCTCCCCCTTTGGACACGG ACTGCGGCCAGTGGATGTGGGTTTCATGAAGGCGCTGCATGAGAAGGTGAACATCGTCCCGCTCATCGCCAAGGCCGACTGCCTGGTCCCCAGTGAGATCCGGAAGCTGAAGGATAGG ATACGGGAGGAGATTGACAAGTTTGGGATCCATGTGTACCAGTTTCCAGAATGTGACTCAGATGAAGATGAAGACTTCAAGCAACAGGACCGCGAACTGAAG GAAAGCGCGCCCTTCGCTGTGATCGGCAGCAACACTGTGGTGGAGGCCAAGGGGCAGCGAGTCCGGGGACGGCTGTACCCCTGGGGGATCGTGGAAG TGGAGAATCAAGCTCACTGCGATTTTGTGAAGCTTCGAAACATGCTAATCCGAACTCACATGCATGACCTCAAGGATGTGACGTGCGATGTGCACTACGAGAACTACCGTGCCCACTGCATCCAGCAGATGACCAG CAAACTCACACAGGACAGCCGTATGGAGAGCCCCATCCCTATCCTCCCGCTGCCCACCCCGGACGCGGAGACGGAGAAGCTCATCAGGATGAAGGATGAAGAG CTAAGGCGCATGCAGGAGATGTTGCAGAAGATGAAGCAGCAAATGCAAGACCAGTGA
- the Septin5 gene encoding septin-5 isoform X1, producing MARLGGGGEFRMKCEDSKVLAGAASRAGARGSGAFCSALWWAAAARRPGGRSATAATSPPACGRSGPDLGCHGCAPGPRGAPARAPLLGPALRSRLLEAPPAAQFPGDRFPATAGGAVPATAAGSPRSPASGSSARAAAEPRRGHGSRPHRAEAGEWLARLLRSAAYQDIDKQYVGFATLPNQVHRKSVKKGFDFTLMVAGESGLGKSTLVHSLFLTDLYKDRKLLSAEERINQTVEILKHTVDIEEKGVKLKLTIVDTPGFGDAVNNSECWKPITDYVDQQFEQYFRDESGLNRKNIQDNRVHCCLYFISPFGHGLRPVDVGFMKALHEKVNIVPLIAKADCLVPSEIRKLKDRIREEIDKFGIHVYQFPECDSDEDEDFKQQDRELKESAPFAVIGSNTVVEAKGQRVRGRLYPWGIVEVENQAHCDFVKLRNMLIRTHMHDLKDVTCDVHYENYRAHCIQQMTSKLTQDSRMESPIPILPLPTPDAETEKLIRMKDEELRRMQEMLQKMKQQMQDQ from the exons ATGGCacggttggggggtgggggtgagtttCGGATGAAGTGCGAGGACAGCAAGGTGTTGGCTGGGGCCGCTTCCCGCGCCGGTGCGCGTGGGTCCGGAGCGTTCTGCAGCGCCCTCTGGTGGGCGGCAGCCGCGCGGCGTCCGGGAGGCAGGTCCGCGACCGCAGCCACCTCGCCGCCCGCCTGCGGACGGTCTGGACCCGACCTCGGGTGCCACGGCTGCGCTCCGGGTCCACGCGGCGCCCCCGCCCGCGCGCCTCTGCTGGGCCCTGCCCTCCGCAGCCGTTTGCTCGAGGCTCCGCCTGCGGCCCAATTTCCAGGCGACCGTTTCCCGGCGACGGCGGGCGGGGCGGTCCCCGCCACCGCTGCCGGGAGTCCGCGAAGCCCCGCCTCGGGCTCCAGTGCGCGAGCCGCTGCTGAGCCTCGACGCGGCCACGGTTCGCGGCCCCACCGcgcagaggcaggggaatggcTCGCCCGGCTTCTGAGGTCGGCGGCCTACCAG GACATCGACAAGCAGTACGTCGGCTTCGCCACTCTGCCCAACCAAGTGCACCGAAAGTCGGTGAAGAAGGGCTTCGACTTcaccctcatggtggctg GTGAGTCTGGCCTGGGGAAGTCCACTCTTGTCCACAGCCTCTTTCTGACCGACCTATACAAGGACCGGAAGCTGCTGAGTGCCGAGG AACGCATCAACCAGACAGTGGAGATCCTGAAACACACCGTGGACATCGAGGAGAAGGGGGTCAAGTTGAAGCTCACTATTGTGGACACACCCGGCTTTGGGGACGCTGTGAACAATTCTGAGTG CTGGAAGCCCATCACCGACTACGTGGACCAGCAGTTTGAGCAGTACTTCCGCGATGAAAGTGGCCTCAACCGGAAGAACATCCAAGACAACCGGGTGCACTGCTGCCTGTACTTCATCTCCCCCTTTGGACACGG ACTGCGGCCAGTGGATGTGGGTTTCATGAAGGCGCTGCATGAGAAGGTGAACATCGTCCCGCTCATCGCCAAGGCCGACTGCCTGGTCCCCAGTGAGATCCGGAAGCTGAAGGATAGG ATACGGGAGGAGATTGACAAGTTTGGGATCCATGTGTACCAGTTTCCAGAATGTGACTCAGATGAAGATGAAGACTTCAAGCAACAGGACCGCGAACTGAAG GAAAGCGCGCCCTTCGCTGTGATCGGCAGCAACACTGTGGTGGAGGCCAAGGGGCAGCGAGTCCGGGGACGGCTGTACCCCTGGGGGATCGTGGAAG TGGAGAATCAAGCTCACTGCGATTTTGTGAAGCTTCGAAACATGCTAATCCGAACTCACATGCATGACCTCAAGGATGTGACGTGCGATGTGCACTACGAGAACTACCGTGCCCACTGCATCCAGCAGATGACCAG CAAACTCACACAGGACAGCCGTATGGAGAGCCCCATCCCTATCCTCCCGCTGCCCACCCCGGACGCGGAGACGGAGAAGCTCATCAGGATGAAGGATGAAGAG CTAAGGCGCATGCAGGAGATGTTGCAGAAGATGAAGCAGCAAATGCAAGACCAGTGA
- the Septin5 gene encoding septin-5 isoform X3, which translates to MSTGLRYKSKLATPEDKQDIDKQYVGFATLPNQVHRKSVKKGFDFTLMVAGESGLGKSTLVHSLFLTDLYKDRKLLSAEERINQTVEILKHTVDIEEKGVKLKLTIVDTPGFGDAVNNSECWKPITDYVDQQFEQYFRDESGLNRKNIQDNRVHCCLYFISPFGHGLRPVDVGFMKALHEKVNIVPLIAKADCLVPSEIRKLKDRIREEIDKFGIHVYQFPECDSDEDEDFKQQDRELKESAPFAVIGSNTVVEAKGQRVRGRLYPWGIVEVENQAHCDFVKLRNMLIRTHMHDLKDVTCDVHYENYRAHCIQQMTSKLTQDSRMESPIPILPLPTPDAETEKLIRMKDEELRRMQEMLQKMKQQMQDQ; encoded by the exons ATGAGCACAGGACTGCGGTACAAGAGCAAGCTGGCGACCCCAG AGGACAAACAG GACATCGACAAGCAGTACGTCGGCTTCGCCACTCTGCCCAACCAAGTGCACCGAAAGTCGGTGAAGAAGGGCTTCGACTTcaccctcatggtggctg GTGAGTCTGGCCTGGGGAAGTCCACTCTTGTCCACAGCCTCTTTCTGACCGACCTATACAAGGACCGGAAGCTGCTGAGTGCCGAGG AACGCATCAACCAGACAGTGGAGATCCTGAAACACACCGTGGACATCGAGGAGAAGGGGGTCAAGTTGAAGCTCACTATTGTGGACACACCCGGCTTTGGGGACGCTGTGAACAATTCTGAGTG CTGGAAGCCCATCACCGACTACGTGGACCAGCAGTTTGAGCAGTACTTCCGCGATGAAAGTGGCCTCAACCGGAAGAACATCCAAGACAACCGGGTGCACTGCTGCCTGTACTTCATCTCCCCCTTTGGACACGG ACTGCGGCCAGTGGATGTGGGTTTCATGAAGGCGCTGCATGAGAAGGTGAACATCGTCCCGCTCATCGCCAAGGCCGACTGCCTGGTCCCCAGTGAGATCCGGAAGCTGAAGGATAGG ATACGGGAGGAGATTGACAAGTTTGGGATCCATGTGTACCAGTTTCCAGAATGTGACTCAGATGAAGATGAAGACTTCAAGCAACAGGACCGCGAACTGAAG GAAAGCGCGCCCTTCGCTGTGATCGGCAGCAACACTGTGGTGGAGGCCAAGGGGCAGCGAGTCCGGGGACGGCTGTACCCCTGGGGGATCGTGGAAG TGGAGAATCAAGCTCACTGCGATTTTGTGAAGCTTCGAAACATGCTAATCCGAACTCACATGCATGACCTCAAGGATGTGACGTGCGATGTGCACTACGAGAACTACCGTGCCCACTGCATCCAGCAGATGACCAG CAAACTCACACAGGACAGCCGTATGGAGAGCCCCATCCCTATCCTCCCGCTGCCCACCCCGGACGCGGAGACGGAGAAGCTCATCAGGATGAAGGATGAAGAG CTAAGGCGCATGCAGGAGATGTTGCAGAAGATGAAGCAGCAAATGCAAGACCAGTGA
- the Gp1bb gene encoding platelet glycoprotein Ib beta chain — MRPRERAGAEARDACGALAIVPYLSPQHPCAPAQSYFWPGGRTVVCCCSLGPSPLQKELGCHPFAMGSRPRGALSLLLLLLARPSLPAAGCPAPCSCAGTLVDCGRRGLTWASLPAAFPPDTTELVLTGNNLTALPPGLLDALPALRAVHLGANPWRCDCRLLPLRAWLAGRPERAPYRDLRCVAPPALRGRLLPYVAEEELRAACAPGLLCWGALVAQVALLVLGLLHALLLALLLGRLRRLRARARAHASRELSLTTPLVAEPAGAVAS; from the exons ATGAGGCCCAGGGAGCGGGCGGGGGCGGAAGCCCGGGATGCCTGCGGGGCCCTGGCGATAGTACCCTATCTGTCACCGCAACACCCTTGCGCGCCGGCTCAGAGTTATTTTTGGCCAGGCGGCAGAACTGTGGTCTGTTGCTGCAGTCTCGGGCCATCGCCACTCCAGAAAGAATTGGGCTGCCATCCTTTCGCCATGGGCTCCC GGCCGCGCGGGGCGCTgagcctgctgcttctgctgctagcGCGGCCCAGCCTCCCAGCCGCAGGCTGCCCCGCGCCGTGCAGCTGCGCAGGGACGCTCGTGGACTGTGGGCGCCGCGGACTGACCTGGGCCTCGCTGCCCGCTGCCTTCCCTCCCGACACCACCGAACTGGTGCTGACCGGCAACAACTTGACCGCCCTGCCGCCCGGGCTTCTGGATGCGCTCCCTGCGCTGCGCGCAGTGCACCTGGGTGCCAACCCCTGGCGCTGCGACTGCCGCTTACTGCCGCTGCGCGCCTGGCTGGCCGGCCGCCCCGAACGCGCGCCCTACCGCGACCTGCGCTGCGTCGCGCCTCCGGCGCTGCGCGGCCGCTTGCTGCCCTACGTGGCAGAGGAAGAGCTGCGGGCAGCGTGCGCGCCCGGCCTGCTCTGCTGGGGGGCTCTGGTGGCGCAGGTCGCGCTGCTGGTCCTCGGGCTGCTACACGCGCTGCTGCTGGCGCTCCTACTGGGTCGCCTGCGGAGgctgcgtgcgcgcgcgcgtgcccaCGCCTCCCGCGAGTTATCGCTCACAACCCCGCTGGTGGCCGAGCCGGCCGGAGCCGTTGCATCCTAA